A stretch of DNA from Methylobacterium sp. CB376:
CAGAAGCGGGCGTAGTCGGCGGCCGTCGAGACGAGCCCGCCCCCGCCCGAGGCGACCCTGCGCGGATGCGCGTAGCGTCCCTCGACGGCGTCGTCGATCAGGGTCAGGCGCCCGCCCTCCCCGTGGGCGTAGTTCGAGGCGAAGCGCGCCAGCTTCTCGGCCGGGACGTGGAAATCGGTGTCGACCATGCCGAGCGGGCGGATGATGCGCTCGCGCAGGAACGCGTCGAAGGGCTGGCCCGACACCACCGCGACGAGGTGCCCGAGCACGTCGGTGCCGATCGAGTAGTTCCACTCGGCGCCGGGCTGGGACAGGAGCGGCAGGGAGGCGGCCTTGGCCACCACCTCGGCGAGCGAGGTCTCGGCGGTCTGGAAGTCGATGCCCTCGTCCCGGTACATGGCATCGACCAGGGTCGATTCCATGAAGCCGTAAGTGAGGCCCGAGGTGTGGGTGAGGAGGTCGCGGATGGTGATGTCGCGCTCGGCCGGCACGCTCTCCCACTTCCGGCGGCTGCCGCCGGTGAGCACCCGCATGCCGCGGAATTCCGGCAGGAAGCGGGTGACCGGATCGTCGAGCTGGAAGCGCCCCTCCTCGTAGAGCATCATCACCGCCACCGAGGTGAGCGGCTTGGTCATCGAGTAGATGCGCAGGATCGTGTCCCGCGCCATCGGGCGGCCGCGGGCGAGGTCGCAGAGCCCGTGCGCCCGCGCGAAGGCGATCTCGCCGCGCCGCGCCACCGTCACCGACAGGCCGGCGAGCCGGCCGGATTCCACGTAGCGGCGCATCCAGCCGTCGACGCGCTCCAGGCGCTCCGCGCAGAGGCCGACCGCCTCGGGGGCACAGGTGGGTTCGGACAAGGGGGCGACTCCTCGCTCTGACGACGCTTCAGGGGTTCTAATACCACCGGTCATTTCCCATGACCGGTGGTGGTGCTCTCGAATTTTCGCCAAGCCTTTGGCTTGAAATCGAAAATTCGAGATGGGTCAACGGCTCGATGCGTCCGCATCCTGAGCCGTTGGTATAAGCATCATTCGCCGAAGGGGTCACCTTCTCGGCGGCGGGAATGATGCGCAACCGATGCGGCGGACGCGATCGCGGGTGGCGCACCCAACGTCTCCTCGGCGAGGCGCGGGTTCTTCTCCGGAAGAGCCAGGAGGACCCGCGCCGGCCCTTGAGGCTGCCGACGGCGGTGCTCCCGCTGCCGACGAGTCGAGACCGGCACGCCGATGCTGGCCGCGAAGGCTGGCGGCGCCTTCCCGGTGCGCTCGCGGGTTTCGTCGCCATCACCCGTATCGGGCCCGTGCACGACCATGCCGGCCGGCGTCCCGCCCTCCTCGGCGCCGGCGTGCAGGTCCCGCGCGGTCGCGTCGCGGCTGGACGTCCGCCCGCGGCGGCCCGCGGCGCAGCGTCCGGCCCGCCCCGACCGGCGTCGTCCTCGGCCGATTGACCACGGCCGGGGCCGATGCCAAGCCTCGCGCGTCACCCTGCGGAACGACCCCGATGGCCCTCCCCGAAAGCCTCGCCGGCGCCCTGGCGCTCCCCGTGATCGCCTCGCCGATGTTCATCGTGTCGGGGCCGGACTTGGTGATCGCGCAGTGCCTGGGGGGCATCGTCGGCTCCTTCCCGGCCCTCAACGCGAGGCCGAAGGAGGCCCTCGACGGGTGGCTGACCCGGATCGGCGAGGCCCTCGCCGCCGCCAAGGCGGCGGAGCCGGACCGGATCGTCGCGCCCTACGCGGTCAACCAGATCGTGCACGCCTCGAACGACCGGCTGGATCACGACCTGGAAATCTGTGCCCGCCACCAGGTGCCGATCATCATCACCTCGCTGCGGGCACCGGACACGGTGGTGGCGGCGGTGCATGGCTGGGGCGGCCTCGTCTTCCACGACGTGACCACCGTGCGCCACGCCGAGAAGGCCCTGGAGGCCGGGGTCGACGGGCTGATCCTGGTCTGCGCCGGGGCGGGCGGACACGCGGGGGCGCTCAGCCCCTTCGCGCTGGTCGGCGAGGTGCGCCGCTTCTACGACGGGCCGCTGATCCTGTCGGGGGCGATCACCACCGGCGCGGCGATCCTGGCCGCCCAGGCGATGGGCGCCGACCTCGCCTATATGGGCACCCGCTTCATCGCCACCGCCGAGGCGAACGCGGCCCCCGCCTACAAGGAGATGATCGTCGAAACCCGCGCGGCGGACGTGGTCTACACGCCCTTCTTCACGGGCGTGCCGGGCAATTACCTAAAGCCCAGCATCGCGGCGGCCGGGCTCGACCCCGACGCGCTGCCGCACGCGGACAAGAGCCGGATGGATTTCGGCTCCGGGCGGACCAAGGCGTGGCGCGACATCTGGGGCGCCGGGCAGGGCGTCGGCACGATCGACGAGGTGCTGCCGGCCGCGGAAGTGATCGCGCGGCTGAAGCGGGACTACGCGGCGGCGCGGGAGCGGTTGCTCGGGCGCGGGCGAGCGGTCTAGACCTGACCCAGGGTCATGGCGCCGCAGGGCGGCCGACCCGCCGAAACGGGTTCGCGGTCGGGCGGAAGGAGCGAGTTCATGACATCCGAGGAAGGGACGGCGCTGATCCGCGCGATGTTCGAGGCCTTCTGCGATCTCGACCGGCCCGTCGAGGAGATCGCCGCCTACTTCGCGCCCGGCTACGTGCAGCGGGTGGATGGCAGGGAGTTCGGCCGGGAAGGCTTCCTCGATCACCTCCGGGCACTGCGCACGACGCTGCGGAGGCTTGACTTCGTCATCGAGCAGATCGTGTGCGACGGCGCCTCGGCCGCATCCGTGCATGTCGCCCACGCGCTGAAGCGGACCGGGGAGGCGGTGCGGGTGAAGGTCATCGCCTTCTACAAGCTGGAGCACGGGCAGATCAGCCTCGTCGACGAACTCACGCGGCTCGTCCACGGGGATGCGAGCGACCGGGACCTCGCCTTCGTGCGGCATGCGTGAGAGCGGCCGATCGCACTGAACGCGGCCCCGCGCTCGTCCCTTCCGGCCTCTCAGCAATCGCGCAGCCACGCGGCGAGCCGCGCCTGCGCCGAGCCCGCCGCGATCGGGCGGGGCGCCAGCAGGCGGTAATCCGTGCCGTCCGCGACGAAGCCGAAGGGCGCCGCCAGGAGGCCGCCCGCCACGTCGTCGCAGACGAGCCGCCAGGGTCCGATCGCCACCCCGATCCCGGCGGCGGCGGCCTGCAGGCTGAGGGAGAAGTGCTCGAACCGGTGCTCCGGCCCGTCCGGTGCCGGGCGCCCGCTCCGCGCGGCCCAGTCGGCCCAGGCCGCGGGCCGGGTGCGGCTGTGCAGCCGCGGCGTCCCGGGCCGGAAGGCCGGTCCCTCGCCCGTCTCCGCCACGAAGTCGCCGGCCCGGGCGGCGGCGCAGACCGGGCCCACCCTCTCGGCGAACAGGATCGCCGCGTGGGCGCCCGGTGCCGGCGGATGGTCGTTGCGGCGGAGCGCGAGGTCGAGCCCGTCCTCGAAGCGGGGCGTGCCGCCGCCGGAGACGAGGTGGAGCGCGAGGTCGGGATGGGCCTCCTGCAGGGCCGGCAGCCGGGGGATCAGCCAGCGCATCAGCAGGGTCGGCTCGCAGGACAGGACCAGCGGCGATTGCCGGGCCTCGGCCCGCAGGGCGCGCGTCGCCGACCGGATCGTCGCGAACGCCTCGGCCACCGCCCGGTGCAGGATCGCGCCGGCCGCGTTCAGGCGGACCCGCCGGCTGCGCCGCTCGAACAGAGGCAGGCCGAGATCCTCCTCGATCGCCCGCACCGCCCGGCTGACGGCGCCGTGGGTGAGGTGCAGTTCGTCGGCCGCCCGGGTGAAGCTCTCCAGGCGGGCCGCCGCCTCGAAGCAGCGCAGGGCGCCGAGCGGCGGCAGCCGGGCCGGCACGATCCGTGAGTCCGGCTCACCGTCACGGTCAGAAACCATCGTTATGAGGCCCGCGGGAGTGACGCTAGGACACGGATAGCCCCTCTCCCCCGCACAGGACAGCGCCGTGACCGAATGGCTCGCCGTCATCGTCATCACCACCCTCGCGGTGATCAGCCCGGGACCGGATTTCGCGATGGTCTCGCGCAACAGCCTCGTGCTCTCCCGGCGCGCCGGCCTGTTGACGGCCCTCGGCATCGACCTCGGGGTCGCGGTCCACGTCGCCTACACGCTGCTCGGCCTCGGTCTCGTCATCCGCCAGTCGATGATCCTGTTCTCGGCGCTGAAGCTCGCCGGCGCCGCCTACCTGGTGTGGCTCGGCCTGCGGATGCTGGCGGCGCGACCGCGCGCCCGGGCGCCGGAGGCGGGCGCCGCCCCGTCGGCGGCGGCGGCCCTGCGGACCGGCTTCCTCACCAACGCCCTCAATCCCAAGACCTCGGTCTTCGTCGTCAGCCTGTTCATGCAGGTGGTCCGGCCGGAGACGCCGCCCGGCGTTCAGCTCGCCTACGGCGCCTTTCTGATGGCGGCGCACGCGCTCTGGTTCGCGCTGGTGGCACTGCTCTTCTCGCAGCCGGGCCTGCGCCGGATCCTCCTCGCCGCCGGTGGCTGGATCGACCGCGCGTTCGGGGCGGTCCTCATCGGGTTCGGCGCGGCACTGGCCGCCGCCTCCCTGGAGCGGTAGGACGGAGGCCCGCATGCGGGAGCGCCCGCGCCGGAGCCCTGCCCTCGCGGCACGCTCCTCGCATGCGCCCGGCCGCATTCCCGCCAGCCCATAGCGAGTTCCCGATGGCGACCAACCTCTCCGTGAACGGCTCCCGGCTCTGGGACACGCTGATGGTCTCGGCCGGCATCGGCACCGGGCCGCGCGGCGGCATCCGGCGCCTCACCCTCACCGAGCCCGACCGGGTCATGCGCGACCGGCTCAAGGCCTGGGCCGAGGAGGGCGGCTACGCCCTGTCGATCGACCGGCTCGGCAGCATGGTCCTGCGCCGCCCCGGCACCGAGCCCGACCTGCCCCCCGTGGTCATCGGCAGCCACCTCGACACCCAGTGGGCGGGCGGGCGCTTCGACGGGATCCTGGGCGTGCTCGCCGGGCTCGAAGTGCTGCGCACCCTCGACGATCTCGGCCTCTCCACCCGCCGCAGCATCGAGGTGGTGAACTGGACCAACGAGGAGGGCGCGCGCTTCTCGCCGCCGATGCTCTGCTCCCTCGCCTGGTCGGGCCAGCAGAGTCCCGAATGGGTCGAGGGCCGGGTCGACCGGGACGGGATCCGCTTCGGCGACGCCCTCGCGGGAATCGGCTATCGCGGCCCCGAGCCGGTCGGCGGGCGGGCGATCGACGCCTATTTCGAGCTCCACATCGAGCAGGGACCCGCCCTCGACCGCGCGGGCGTGCCGGTCGGCATCGTGACCGGCGGCTTCCCGAGCTGCGGCATGCGCATCGCGGTCGAGGGCGAGACCGCCCATACGGGCCCGACCCCGATGGCGGAGCGCCACAACGCGCTCGTCGGCGCCGCCATGGTGGCGGTGGCGGTGAACGAGATCGGCTGGGCCCACGCGGAGGCCGACGCCAAGGCCACCGCCGCCCGCCTCGACCTCGTCCCGAACCTGCCCGGCACCCTCTCGGAATATGCCGAATTGTTCATCGACATGCGCGCCCCCGAGGTGGAGCGGCTGGAGACCATGAAGGCGGCCCTGCGGGCGGCCCTGCCGGACTGCGCCGAACGCTCGCGCACGGCGATCCGGATCGCCGAGGAATGGGGTTTCGGGGTGTTCCAGTTCGACGACGGGCTGATCGCGCTCCTGCGCGAGACCGCCGCACGGCTCGCCGTCCCGACCATGGACCTGCGCTCGCAGGCCGGGCACGACGCCTACCACGTCGCCCGGGTCGCGCCGGCCTGCATGATCTTCACCCCCTGCAAGGGCGGCATCACCCACAACGAGGCCGAGGCGATCGACCTCGCCGAGACGCTGCCCGGCGTGAACCTGCTGCTCCACGCCGCGCTCGCCCGCGCCAACCGCTGAGGAACCTTGACGTCGGCGCGGGCCGCGATACCTGCCGCCCGTCCTCACCGGGATCCTGAGCCATGTCGATGACCCGTCGCACGCTCCTCGCCGCCGGGCCCGCGGCGGTCGGCAGCGCCGCCGGCCTCGGCGGCGGGCCGGCCGCCGCCGCCCCCGCCGCGCCGCCGCCCGCCCTCTACCGCTACGCGGTCGGCGAGGCCGCCGTGACCGCCCTGCACGAGGGCATGGTCGCGCGCCCGATCGACGCGTCCTTCGTGCGCAACGCCCCCTTCGAGGCGGTGCAGGGCGCGCTGGAGCGCGCCTTCCTGCCCAGGGACGCGCTGCCGATCACCTTCACGCCCCTGCTCCTCGATCTCGGCGGGCGGCGGGTGCTGATCGACACCGGTTTCGCCGATAACGGCCCGGCCTCCACCGGCGGGGTCCTGCGCGCCCTCGACGCGCTCGGCCTGCAGCCCGGCCAGATCGACGCGGTGGTGATCAGCCACTTCCACCCCGACCACATCCTCGGGCTGCGCCGCAAGGACGGCAGCCTCACCTACCCGAACGCGCAGGTGCTGGTGCCCGAGCCCGAGGCGGCCTTCTGGATGGACGACGGCCGCCGGGCGAACCCGCCGGAGGCCCTGAAGCCGACCCTCGGCGCCGTGCAGCGGGCCTTCGAGCCCAAGGACATCCGGGTCGAGCGCTACGCCTGGGGCAAGGAGGTGCTGCCCGGCCTCACCGCCCTCGACGCGCGCGGCCACACGCCGGGCCACACCGCCTTCGCGCTGCATTCGGGCGAGGCGAGGCTCCTGGTGATGTCGGACGTCACCAACCACCCGGCCCTGTTCGTGCGCAACCCCGACTGGTCGGCAATCTTCGACATGGATGCCGACCAGGCCCGCGCCACCCGCCACAGGATGCTGCAGATGGCGGCCTCCGAGCGGCTGGCGGTGGCCTTCTACCACGCCCCGTTCCCGGCCGCGGGCCACATCGCGAAGGCGGGCGAGGGCTACGAGCTCGTCCCGCTGCAATGGGGCGTGGGCCCGGCCTGACGGGCCGGGCCCCCGGAGGAGTCAGGCGCCCGTCTCGGCGAGGAGCCAGGCCAGGGTCCCGGCCTCGGCGCCCGACGGGGTGAGGTGCAGGATGATCGGCGTCTCGTAGGGGTGGCGGGCCTTGAGCGCCGCGCTCAGGGCCTCGGCCAGCCCCTCGCGGCTCTTCACGAGCGCCACCACCTCCTGCCCGCGCTCGACCGCGCCCTTCCAGGCATAGACCGAGCGCATCCCGGGCAGGACGTTGACGCAGGCGGCGAGCTTCTCGCGCACGAGGGTCTCGCCCACGGCCAGGGCGGTCTCCTCGTCCGGAAAGGTCGTGTAGACGAGCAGCGGGCGCTCCATGCTATGCGTCTCCGGGTGACGGCGGATCCGGCCCCGAGTGAGCGGGGAGCGGCGCCCCGGCGTCAAGCGGGGCAGAGTCGAGCATGGCGCGTCGCTTCAACCGGATGGCCTTCATCGCCAGCCCGACGGCCGATGCCCGCGAGGCCGCCGCGCTCCTGATGCAGCGCTACGACCACGTGCCGCCCGAGGAGGCGGACGTGGTGGTGGGCCTGGGCGGCGACGGCCTGATGCTGCAGGCCCTGCACCGCTTCATGGGCAGCGGCAAGCCGATCTACGGCATGAACCGCGGCACGGTCGGCTTCCTGATGAACGAGTTCCACCTCGACGACCTGCCCGACCGGCTGGAGCAGACGCAGCGCAGCGTGGTCCACCCGCTCCTGATGGTGGCGACCGACGTGCTCGGCCTCACCCACACGGCGCGGGCGGTCAACGAGGTCTACATGCTGCGCCAGACCCACCAGACCGCGAAGCTCAAGATCTCCATCGACGGGCAGGTGCGCCTGCCCGAGCTGATCGCCGACGGGGTGCTGGCGGCGACGCCGGTCGGCTCGACGGCGTACAACTTCTCGGTCGGGGGCCCGATCCTGCCGATCTCGGCCCAGCTGATCGCGCTCACCCCGATCTCGGCCTTCCGGCCGCGGCGCCAGGGCAGCGTGCTCCTGCCGAACCACGCCCGCATCCGCATCGAGGTGAAGGACCCGGAATACCGCCCGGTCGCGGCGGTGGCCGACCACACCGAGTTCCGCCGCGTCGCCCGGGTCGAGACCCAGCTCGACCGCTCGACCGACCTCGTCATGCTGCACGATCCCGGCCACAGCATGGACGAGCGCATCCTGCGCGAGCAGTTCGGCTGAGGGCGATCCCCTGCTCCGGTCCGGTGCGCGGGGCCCGGCGATCACAGCCCGCGGATGATCTGCGTGAACCGATCCTCCGCCCGGCTGTAGCGCTCGGCCACGCGCTCCCGCAGGCAGGCCCGCACGGTCATGTCGGCGTAGAACAGGCCCTGGCGCTTCATCATCCGGCACTCGACGAGGGGCGGGCCGTAGATCCCGGCGGCCAGGACGAGGAGCAGGCCGCCGATCTCGGCGGCCCGCACCAGGGCCGGCGGCCAGGGGACGAAGCGCCTCCCGGCCGTCCGGACAGGACCGGCGGAGCCGAGGGCGACCGGCGCGGCGCGGCGCTCCTGCTCCATCCCGGCGAGGGCCGCGGGGCGCAGGGCCGTCGCCGGATCGACGCCCGGCCAGGGCGCCGGATCCTGGGCCGGCCGCCTCTGTCCGAACCTGCGCGCGACGGGGCTGAGCGCCGACGCCATGGTGGAATGCTCCCGAATTGGCACGACCGATCTCGGCCGCCGGGAGCCCTGCCAGACGCGTGCCCGCGCGCAACGAAGTCTTTACCATGTCCTTGGGGAAGAAATGATACAGGCAGCGGGAGCGACCGTTTCCGTGGAGAGGCGCCGTGTCATCGTGAGATCGGTCCGCCGGGATCCGCGTCGGAATGCCGGATGATGGCAGCGCGGCGCCCGCCCTCCGCGGGGCTTCGCGCCCGGGCGGCTCCGTCCGCGCGGGCGGGCGGTGCGTGACGCGCGCGCGACCGCGCCGCGCGATCCCGCCCGGCGCAGCGAGGCCCCCTCCCCTACGCCGCTCGCGGCAGCGCGCGGAAATGCCCGTCGAGCGCCGCGAGCGTGCCGGCGAGGAGCGGGTCGAGGCCGTCGAGCATCGCGGCCTCCGGCATCCGATCCTCCCCCCGGGCCGCCCGCTCGATCTCGGCGAGGCGCGCAGCGAGGGCGGAGGCGCCGACATTGAGGCTCATTGATTTGAGGCCGTGCGCGGCCCGGGCGGCCGCGGGAGCGTCCGCGGCCTCGCGCAGGGCGGCGAGGCCCTTCGGGGCGTGCTCGCGGAACAGGCCGAGCAGCCGGGCGATGAAGGCCGGGCCGCTCGCCTGCGCCATCTCGTCGAGCCCCGCCAGCGTGCCGGGATCGAGCAGGGCCTGGGGAGCGGCGCCATCGCCCGGCGCCCCGGCCGATGCCGGCTCCGGCGCCGCGGCGGGCGGGCCGTCCTCCCGGAGCAGGCTGCCGAGAAGGCGCGCGAGATCCGCGAGCGTGAAGGGCTTGGCGAGCATGCCGTCCATGCCCGCCTCCCGCCACGCCTCGGCGCCCTCGCCGATCACGTGCGCGGTGAGCGCCACGATCGGCAGCCGCGTCCCGCCGGTCGCGGCCTCGCGGGCGCGGATCGCCCGCGCCGCGTCGAACCCGTCGAGGATCGGCATGCTGCCGTCCATCAGGACGAGGTCGAAGCCGCCGCCGGCCGCCGCCTCCACCGCCTCCCGCCCGTTCTCCACGGTCACGACCTGCGTCACGCCGCAGCGGGCGAGGGCCTCGACCGCGACCTCCCGGTTGACGGGGCTGTCATCCGCCACCAGCACCCGCGCCCGCGGGAAGCGGGCGGGGGACGCGGCCGCCGCCTCGCGGCGCTCCGCCGCGGCCGCGAGGGCCGTGCCCCGCGCCAGGTCCGCGAGGGCTTGGCGCCACTCGGCCTGCGCCAGGGGCCAGCGCAGCACCTCGTCGGCGAGGCCGGCGGCCAGCACCTCGGCGCCGCGCGCATCGCCCATCGGGGCGAGCGCCAGCACCCGCCCGGCGCCCGGCGGGCGTCCCCGCGCCGCGAGCTCGGCCGCGTCCAGGATCGCGTGGGCCGGCCCTTCGTCCGCCGGGACGAAGCCCGCCGCCGAGAGGCCCGAGAGCAGCGCCGCCCGGGTGGCGTCCCCCCGCGCCGCGACCATCACCCGCGGCAGCACCGCGGGATCGCGCCGGACCGGCCGGGCCGGCTCCAGCACCTCGACCGGGATCTCGGCGAAGAAGGTCGAGCCCTCGCCGACCCGGCTCTCGACGCCGACCCGCCCGCCCATCGCGGCGGCCAGCCGCTCGGCGATGGAGAGGCCGAGGCCGGTGCCGCCGAAGCGGCGGGTGGTCGATTGGTCGGCCTGGGAGAAGGCGGTGAACAGGGAGCCGAGCGCCTCGGCCGGGATGCCGATCCCCGTATCGGTCACCGAGAGGCGCAGGCGGGCACCGCCCTCCCGCATCTCCAGGCGGATGAGGACGTGGCCCGCCTCCGTGAATTTCAGCGCGTTGTTGACGAAGTTGCCGAGCACCTGGCCGAGCCGGACAGGGTCGCCGGCGATCGCCCGCGGCACGTCGGGGGCGACCAGCGCCGCGAGGTCGAGCCCCTTGCCCCGCGCCCGCTCGCCGAACAGGGTCACCACCGTGTCGGCCACCTCGGCCGGGTCGACCGGGATCCGCTCGAGGTCGAGCTTGCCCGCCTCGACCTTCGCGAAGTCGAGGATGTCGTTGATGATGGCGAGCAGGTTCTGCCCCGAGCGGGCGATCACCTCGGCGTAGCGGCGCTGGCGCGCCGGCAGGTCGCCCGAGGCGAGGAGTTCGGCCATGACCAGCATGCCGTTCATGGGCGTGCGGATCTCGTGGCTCATTGTGGCGAGGAAGCTGGATTTCGCCGCGTTGGCGGCCTCGGCCGCCTCCTTGGCCTCGCTCAGGTCGGCGGTGCGGTCGCTCACCTCCTGCTCCAGGCGGGCGCGGTGGGCGGCGAGCCGGCGGTCGCGCTCGTCGACCGCGTCGAGGAGGCCGTTGAAGGTCCGCGCGAGGGCGCCGACCTCGTCCTCCGCCACCACGGTGACGCGGTGGGCGTAGTCGTGGTTCTCGCGCACGGTCGTCATGGCGTGGGAGAGGGTGGCGAGGGGCCGGGTCAGGGCCGCCTGCAGGCGCCACGCCACCGCGAGCCCGACCAGGACCGCGAGGCCCGCCGTCATGGCGGCGTTGGCGAGCACCTCGTAGAGGCGCTCGACCAGGTCGGCCGTCTCGGCGATCAGGGTGACGCGCCCGACCACCACGGTGTTCTCCCGCACCGGCACGCTCAGGCGGACGGTGCGCGTCCACAGGAGGTCGAAGGGCGAGACGCCCTGCTCGCGGTCGAGGTCGAGGTCGCGCGCGAGGCGCAGGCCCGTTCCCTGCTCGGCCAGGGTGGCGCCGCCCGGCAGCGAGAGCGCCGCGTAGACGACGCCCTTCTCGTCCGCGATGGCCCGCAGGGTGGCGTGGGCCCCCGCCGCATCCATCTCGGCGGCGGCGCGCGCGGTGGCGCTCGCGAAGACGCTGGCGATGCCGTGCAGCGAGTCGCGCTTGTCGGCGACGTAGCGCGTCGCCTCGCGCCAGACGCCGAGCGCGGTGCTCACCGCCAGGGCGACCAGCACGGCGCCGATCACCGCCCGGCCGAGGCGGGTCGCCAGGGGCGTGGCGCGCCTCATGCGGCCTTCGCCCCGCCGAGGGCCAAGGCCTCGACCGCGGGCCAGCGGCCGAGGAAGGCCTCGACCACCGCCGGGTCGAAATGCGTGCCGGCCTGGGCCCGCACGTGGTCGCGCGCCGCCTCCAGGGACCAGGCGGCCTTGTAGGGCCGCGCGCTGGTGAGGGCGTCGAACACGTCCGCCACGGCGACGATGCGGCCCGAGAGCGGGATCTCCTCCCCCTTCAGCCCGCGCGGATAGCCGGTGCCGTCCCAGCGCTCGTGGTGGGTGCCGGCGATCTCGGCGGCGAGCCGCACCACCTCGGAAGAGCTGCTCTCCAGCATGCGCTCCCCGCGCTCGGCGTGGCGCTCCATCTCCCGCCGCTCGGCCGCGCTGAGGGGGCCGCGCTTCAACAGGATCGCGTCGGGGATGGCGATCTTGCCGACGTCGTGCATGGTCGAGGCGAGGCTGATCAGGCGGCCGCGGTCGGGCGGGAAGCCCATCGCCTCGGCGATCAGCCCGACATAGCCGGCGACCCGCGCCACGTGGTCCCCGGTATCGGTGTCGCGGTGCTCGGCGGCCCGCATCAGCAGGGTGACGATCTCGCGCTCGCGGGCCTCCACCAGGGAGACCGCGGCCGCCACCTCGCGGGCGAGCCAGGCCGCCCGCTCCTCCTGCTCGCGATAGGCGCGGCTCAGCGCCAGCAGGTTGGTGACGCGGGCGCGGATCTCCAGCGGGTCGCAGGGCTTGTTCACGAAGTCGGTCGCGCCCGCCTCGAGCGCCTCGCGCCGCAGCGCCCGCGCGTCGAAGCTCGTCACCATCACGATCGGCACGTGGGCGAAGCCCGGGATCGCCCGCGCGGCCCGGATGAAGGCGAGGCCGTCCATCTCGGGCATCTCGTAATCGGTGAGCACGATCCCGATCTCGGGCCCGTGCGCGCGGATGTGGGCGAGCGCCTCCGCCGGGCGCGTGAAGGCGTCCGGGGCGCAATCCGCGATCGGCCGCAGGGCTTCCACCATCAGGAGGTTGTTGAGTTCGGCATCGTCGAGCACGAGCGCGCGCATCCGTCTCCCCCCGCCAGCAGCGCATGAGCGGCCGGCGCATGATCGCGGCGAAACCTTGACAAGTCCTCCCTGCGGGAGCGGGGCCCGGCCGCGTCCACTTGGACGCGATGCTTTGGCTTTGAAACCGGCCCCGCGGGCGCTACAGGACTTCTTCAGTGACCCGGGCGCGCGGCGCCCCCCGAACAGGATTCGCACGAGACCCCCACGATGGCAGGCTTCAAGGACCAGCTTTTCGACACCCGGCGCGGCGCCTCCGCGCAGGCGAAGCAGGCGATGCTGGAGAAGTTCAAGACCCGCGCGGCCGAGGAGGACCCGGCGGCGCAGGCCCGCAGGGCCGAGCGCCAGCGCATCGCCGAGGCCCGCGCCGCCCGCGAGGCGGAGCGCGAGGCGAAGCGCAAGGCGGAGGCGGAACGCCGCGCGGCCGAGGAGGCGGAGGCCCGCGCCCGGGCCGAACGGGAGGCCGAGGAGGA
This window harbors:
- a CDS encoding DUF6481 family protein; the protein is MAGFKDQLFDTRRGASAQAKQAMLEKFKTRAAEEDPAAQARRAERQRIAEARAAREAEREAKRKAEAERRAAEEAEARARAEREAEEEAERQRAAEAEQKAARDARYAARKARKK
- a CDS encoding hybrid sensor histidine kinase/response regulator, whose amino-acid sequence is MRRATPLATRLGRAVIGAVLVALAVSTALGVWREATRYVADKRDSLHGIASVFASATARAAAEMDAAGAHATLRAIADEKGVVYAALSLPGGATLAEQGTGLRLARDLDLDREQGVSPFDLLWTRTVRLSVPVRENTVVVGRVTLIAETADLVERLYEVLANAAMTAGLAVLVGLAVAWRLQAALTRPLATLSHAMTTVRENHDYAHRVTVVAEDEVGALARTFNGLLDAVDERDRRLAAHRARLEQEVSDRTADLSEAKEAAEAANAAKSSFLATMSHEIRTPMNGMLVMAELLASGDLPARQRRYAEVIARSGQNLLAIINDILDFAKVEAGKLDLERIPVDPAEVADTVVTLFGERARGKGLDLAALVAPDVPRAIAGDPVRLGQVLGNFVNNALKFTEAGHVLIRLEMREGGARLRLSVTDTGIGIPAEALGSLFTAFSQADQSTTRRFGGTGLGLSIAERLAAAMGGRVGVESRVGEGSTFFAEIPVEVLEPARPVRRDPAVLPRVMVAARGDATRAALLSGLSAAGFVPADEGPAHAILDAAELAARGRPPGAGRVLALAPMGDARGAEVLAAGLADEVLRWPLAQAEWRQALADLARGTALAAAAERREAAAASPARFPRARVLVADDSPVNREVAVEALARCGVTQVVTVENGREAVEAAAGGGFDLVLMDGSMPILDGFDAARAIRAREAATGGTRLPIVALTAHVIGEGAEAWREAGMDGMLAKPFTLADLARLLGSLLREDGPPAAAPEPASAGAPGDGAAPQALLDPGTLAGLDEMAQASGPAFIARLLGLFREHAPKGLAALREAADAPAAARAAHGLKSMSLNVGASALAARLAEIERAARGEDRMPEAAMLDGLDPLLAGTLAALDGHFRALPRAA
- a CDS encoding HD-GYP domain-containing protein, which gives rise to MRALVLDDAELNNLLMVEALRPIADCAPDAFTRPAEALAHIRAHGPEIGIVLTDYEMPEMDGLAFIRAARAIPGFAHVPIVMVTSFDARALRREALEAGATDFVNKPCDPLEIRARVTNLLALSRAYREQEERAAWLAREVAAAVSLVEAREREIVTLLMRAAEHRDTDTGDHVARVAGYVGLIAEAMGFPPDRGRLISLASTMHDVGKIAIPDAILLKRGPLSAAERREMERHAERGERMLESSSSEVVRLAAEIAGTHHERWDGTGYPRGLKGEEIPLSGRIVAVADVFDALTSARPYKAAWSLEAARDHVRAQAGTHFDPAVVEAFLGRWPAVEALALGGAKAA
- a CDS encoding NAD kinase, with protein sequence MARRFNRMAFIASPTADAREAAALLMQRYDHVPPEEADVVVGLGGDGLMLQALHRFMGSGKPIYGMNRGTVGFLMNEFHLDDLPDRLEQTQRSVVHPLLMVATDVLGLTHTARAVNEVYMLRQTHQTAKLKISIDGQVRLPELIADGVLAATPVGSTAYNFSVGGPILPISAQLIALTPISAFRPRRQGSVLLPNHARIRIEVKDPEYRPVAAVADHTEFRRVARVETQLDRSTDLVMLHDPGHSMDERILREQFG